A region of Tolypothrix sp. NIES-4075 DNA encodes the following proteins:
- a CDS encoding DUF938 domain-containing protein, which produces MNTPQDARQFAPATQRNREAILEILLQVLPASGTILEIASGTGEHAVYFAPHLKPRKWLPTDPNPRSLASIAAWIAHSPSDNLYPPLDFDASASVWTLPDTTPITAIVNINMIHISAWGACLGLMALSDRILPPGGILYLYGPFKQNGEHTSPSNAAFDSSLRAQNPNWGVRDLDEVVAAAKAQNLHLINTYQMPANNLSVVFQHAE; this is translated from the coding sequence ATGAATACACCACAAGATGCACGACAATTCGCACCAGCAACTCAACGCAACCGCGAAGCTATTCTAGAAATACTTTTACAAGTTCTACCTGCAAGTGGCACTATTTTGGAAATAGCCAGCGGTACTGGGGAACATGCAGTATATTTTGCTCCACACCTCAAACCTCGTAAATGGCTACCAACAGATCCTAATCCGCGATCGCTAGCTAGCATTGCTGCCTGGATTGCACATTCACCATCAGATAATCTTTATCCACCTCTCGATTTTGATGCTAGTGCGTCAGTTTGGACTTTACCAGATACCACGCCAATTACAGCTATAGTCAATATTAATATGATTCACATTTCTGCTTGGGGAGCGTGCCTCGGATTAATGGCTCTTAGCGATCGCATCTTACCACCAGGCGGCATCCTTTATTTATATGGTCCCTTCAAACAAAACGGAGAACATACCTCACCAAGTAATGCAGCTTTTGACAGTTCTTTACGCGCACAAAACCCAAACTGGGGTGTACGTGACTTAGATGAGGTTGTAGCTGCGGCAAAAGCGCAAAATCTCCACTTGATAAATACTTACCAAATGCCAGCCAATAATCTATCGGTAGTCTTTCAACATGCTGAATAA
- the trhO gene encoding oxygen-dependent tRNA uridine(34) hydroxylase TrhO, whose translation MILVVTFYKFVSLADFAEKQSILLSYCQAQEVKGTILLAKEGINGTIAGSRDSVKSVLSFLRADLRLADLEHKESYTDTPPFERMKVRLKSEIVTLGLPEVDPNQQVGTYISPQDWNDLISDPEVTVIDTRNDYEVDIGTFHRAENPQTETFRQFPDYVRQHLDPSKHKKVALFCTGGIRCEKASSFLLAQGFEQVYHLKGGILKYLEEVPTEESLWEGECFVFDERVAVRHNLEEGTYEKCVSCGHPISESDKADPKYELGISCSHCFDSLTEDKRLRMQEKQRQLELAKKRTEEALTPKSNHQRSALS comes from the coding sequence ATGATATTAGTTGTAACATTCTACAAATTTGTCAGCTTGGCAGATTTTGCGGAAAAACAAAGCATTCTGCTGTCTTACTGTCAAGCACAAGAAGTTAAGGGAACGATTTTGCTAGCAAAAGAAGGCATTAACGGTACAATTGCGGGTTCGCGTGACAGCGTTAAGTCAGTTTTATCGTTTCTGCGTGCCGATTTGCGTTTAGCAGACTTAGAACATAAAGAATCTTATACTGACACACCGCCATTTGAGCGGATGAAAGTGCGCTTAAAGTCAGAAATTGTCACTTTGGGTTTGCCAGAAGTTGACCCAAATCAGCAAGTCGGCACTTATATAAGTCCTCAGGATTGGAATGACCTAATTAGCGATCCAGAAGTCACCGTGATTGATACTCGCAACGATTATGAAGTAGATATCGGTACTTTCCATAGAGCGGAAAATCCGCAAACTGAAACATTCCGGCAATTTCCCGATTATGTTCGCCAGCACCTCGATCCCTCGAAACACAAAAAAGTGGCACTATTTTGTACTGGGGGAATTCGTTGCGAAAAAGCTTCTTCTTTCTTGCTTGCTCAAGGCTTTGAGCAAGTATATCATCTCAAGGGTGGCATTCTCAAGTACTTAGAAGAAGTTCCCACCGAAGAAAGCTTGTGGGAGGGGGAATGTTTTGTCTTTGATGAACGAGTTGCCGTCCGTCACAACTTGGAGGAAGGAACTTACGAAAAGTGTGTTAGTTGCGGACATCCAATTTCTGAGTCAGATAAAGCTGACCCAAAATATGAATTAGGCATTTCTTGCTCGCACTGTTTTGATAGCCTTACTGAGGATAAAAGATTACGGATGCAAGAAAAGCAGCGCCAGTTAGAATTAGCTAAGAAGAGGACT